From Chaetodon trifascialis isolate fChaTrf1 chromosome 1, fChaTrf1.hap1, whole genome shotgun sequence, one genomic window encodes:
- the aldh1a2 gene encoding retinal dehydrogenase 2: MTSSKIEIPGEVKSDPAALMASLQLMPSPVPNPEIKYTKIFINNEWQDSVSGKVFPAYNPATGEQICEVQEAEKADVDKAVQAARLAFSLGSVWRRMDASERGRLLSKLADLVERDSVYLATIESLNSGKPFLPTLFVDLQGTIKTLRYFAGYADKIHGTSIPMDGEYLTFTRYEPIGVCGQIIPWNFPLMMTAWKLGPALACGNTVVLKPAEQTPLTCLYIAALVKEAGFPPGVINILPGFGPTAGAAIASHMGIDKVAFTGSTKVGKLIQEAAGKSNLKKVTLELGGKNPNIIFADADLDLAIEQAHQGVFFNAGQCCTAGSRIYVEEPIYDEFVRRSVERAKRRIVGSPFDPTTEQGPQISREQQNRVLEFVQSGISEGAKLECGGKALGLKGFFIEPTVFSNARDDMRIAREEIFGPVQMIMKFKTIEEVIERANNSDYGLTAAVFTNDINKAMTVCTAMQAGTVWINCFNALSTQCPFGGYKMSGNGRELGESGLKEYAEVKTITMKMVAKNS, encoded by the exons ATGACTTCCAGTAAGATCGAGATCCCCGGAGAGGTGAAGAGCGACCCCGCTGCTCTCATGGCATCCCTCCAGCTGATGCCCTCACCGGTGCCCAACCCGGAGATCAAGTACACCAAG atttTCATCAACAATGAGTGGCAGGACTCTGTTAGTGGGAAGGTCTTTCCTGCCTACAACCCGGCTACTGGAGAGCAGATCTGTGAGGTCCAGGAAGCAGAGAAG GCTGATGTTGATAAAGCGGTGCAGGCAGCTCGTCTTGCCTTTTCTTTGGGCTCCGTTTGGCGAAGGATGGACGCGTCAGAGAGGGGTCGTCTGCTGTCCAAACTGGCTGATCTGGTGGAGAGAGACAGTGTCTATTTAGCA ACTATCGAGTCACTGAACAGTGGGAAGCCTTTCCTGCCCACCCTGTTTGTGGACCTCCAAGGAACCATAAAGACACTGAGATACTTCGCTGGATATGCAGACAAGATCCACGGCACTTCTATTCCCATGG ATGGAGAGTATCTGACATTCACCAGATATGAGCCCATTGGAGTCTGTGGACAAATTATCCCT TGGAACTTCCCTCTGATGATGACAGCGTGGAAGCTGGGTCCAGCACTCGcctgtggaaacactgttgtCCTCAAACCAGCTGAACAGACGCCGCTCACCTGCCTCTACATAGCTGCTCTCGTCAAGGAG GCCGGGTTTCCACCAGGAGTCATCAATATTTTGCCAGGATTCGGGCCAACGGCAGGAGCTGCAATTGCTTCGCACATGGGCATAGACAAAGTGGCTTTCACAGGATCAACCAAG GTCGGCAAGCTGATCCAAGAAGCAGCTGGAAAGAGTAACCTGAAGAAGGTGACGCTGGAGCTGGGAGGAAAGAACCCCAACATCATCTTTGCAGATGCTGATT TGGATCTGGCGATAGAACAGGCCCACCAGGGCGTGTTTTTCAATGCAGGCCAGTGCTGCACGGCAGGCTCTCGCATCTATGTGGAGGAGCCCATATATGATGAGTTTGTTCGGAGGAGTGTGGAGAGAGCCAAGAGGAGGATAGTCGGCAGCCCCTTTGATCCCACTACTGAGCAGGGTCCACAG ATCAGTCGGGAGCAGCAGAATCGTGTGTTGGAGTTTGTCCAGAGTGGCATCAGTGAAGGAGCCAAGCTGGAGTGTGGAGGCAAAGCTCTGGGCTTGAAAGGGTTCTTCATTGAGCCCACTGTTTTCTCTAATGCAAGGGATGACATGCGCATCGCCAGAGAGGAG ATTTTTGGCCCAGTCCAGATGATCATGAAGTTCAAAACTATTGAGGAAGTGATAGAAAGAGCCAACAACTCAGATTATGGTTTGACTGCAGCTGTATTTACCAATGACATCAACAAAGCCATGACCGTCTGCACAGCCATGCAGGCTGGCACTGTCTG GATAAACTGCTTCAACGCTCTGAGCACACAGTGTCCATTTGGAGGATATAAAATGTCTGGCAACGGACGTGAATT GGGAGAAAGTGGCTTGAAGGAGTACGCAGAAGTGAAGACCATCACAATGAAGATGGTCGCCAAGAACTCTTAA